A window from Rhodothermus bifroesti encodes these proteins:
- a CDS encoding 2,3,4,5-tetrahydropyridine-2,6-dicarboxylate N-succinyltransferase — MLLETYATLRQRIEALACQPLEALNRDEARAALDELLDGLNRGTIRAATPTNDGQWITHSWVKQGILLGFRLGQLVDYSTERFPFFDKDTYPLKPLTLADRVRVVPGGSAIRTGAYLAPGVVCMPPMYVNVGAYVDEGSMIDSHVLVGSCAQIGKRVHLSAGVQIGGVLEPVGARPVIIEDDVFVGGGCGIYEGCLVRQGAVLAPGVILTGSTKLYDLVHECLIAPAPGEPLEVPPYAVVVPGARAVSSSFGQHHGLSLYTPIIVKYRDARTNAATALENSLR, encoded by the coding sequence ATGCTTTTGGAAACTTACGCTACGCTACGCCAACGTATTGAGGCGCTGGCCTGCCAGCCCTTGGAAGCGCTAAATCGCGACGAGGCACGTGCAGCCCTAGATGAACTGCTCGACGGGCTCAACCGAGGTACCATCCGGGCAGCTACACCAACCAATGACGGTCAGTGGATAACGCATAGCTGGGTCAAACAAGGCATTTTACTGGGCTTTCGATTGGGCCAACTGGTCGACTATTCGACCGAGCGCTTTCCGTTTTTTGACAAAGACACCTATCCCCTCAAGCCCCTAACCCTGGCCGATCGGGTACGTGTGGTGCCTGGAGGCTCAGCGATTCGCACAGGCGCCTACCTGGCTCCGGGTGTGGTTTGCATGCCGCCTATGTACGTCAACGTAGGCGCATATGTAGACGAAGGCTCCATGATCGATTCCCACGTGCTCGTGGGCAGTTGCGCCCAAATCGGGAAACGTGTGCACCTTTCGGCAGGAGTACAAATTGGCGGCGTGCTGGAGCCCGTAGGTGCACGCCCAGTAATCATCGAAGACGATGTGTTTGTCGGCGGAGGCTGCGGCATCTACGAAGGATGCCTAGTGCGTCAAGGAGCCGTACTGGCACCAGGGGTGATCCTAACGGGATCAACCAAACTCTACGATCTGGTGCACGAATGCCTGATTGCACCTGCACCAGGCGAGCCGCTCGAGGTACCCCCCTATGCGGTGGTGGTACCTGGAGCACGTGCCGTATCGTCCAGTTTTGGCCAGCACCATGGGCTTTCGCTCTACACTCCGATCATTGTCAAGTATC
- the dapA gene encoding 4-hydroxy-tetrahydrodipicolinate synthase, whose amino-acid sequence MATQPLFRGTAPALVTPFTTDGKVDEAALLRLIDRQIEGGVDALVVLGTTGENATIWPDERRRIVDLTLEHVNGRVPVIIGTGNNSTSESLVFSREAARSGANGLLIVGPYYNKPPQAGFRAHVAAIAEAVDTPIILYNVPGRTGFNMTAETVLRLAEEIPTVVGIKEASGNLAQISDILAHRPPKLAVYAGDDEMTLPLLALGADGVISVVCNALPERFSALVRAGLKGDFEQARRIHFELLAAMRACFYDTNPIPIKAVLHAMGLIEETVRLPLVPLDEATRRRVLEAFEAFLTPA is encoded by the coding sequence ATGGCTACACAACCCTTATTCCGCGGAACGGCGCCGGCCTTAGTAACGCCGTTTACGACCGATGGCAAGGTCGACGAAGCGGCACTGCTACGGCTCATCGACCGCCAAATCGAAGGTGGCGTCGACGCCTTGGTGGTGCTGGGCACAACCGGCGAAAATGCCACAATCTGGCCTGATGAGCGCCGGCGCATTGTAGACCTCACCTTAGAGCATGTCAACGGCCGCGTGCCCGTCATTATCGGCACGGGCAACAACTCGACCAGCGAAAGCCTGGTCTTTTCGCGTGAAGCCGCCCGTTCTGGAGCCAACGGCCTGCTTATCGTCGGACCCTACTACAACAAACCCCCACAGGCGGGCTTTCGGGCACACGTTGCGGCCATTGCCGAAGCGGTCGACACGCCCATCATTCTCTATAACGTCCCTGGCCGCACAGGCTTCAACATGACGGCCGAGACGGTGCTGCGCCTGGCCGAAGAGATCCCCACCGTAGTGGGGATCAAGGAGGCGTCGGGAAATTTAGCCCAGATCAGCGACATTCTGGCCCACCGCCCCCCAAAGCTGGCCGTCTACGCTGGCGACGACGAAATGACGCTCCCACTTCTGGCCTTGGGTGCCGACGGCGTGATTTCGGTGGTGTGCAACGCGCTGCCCGAGCGCTTTAGTGCACTGGTGCGGGCTGGCCTCAAGGGCGACTTTGAACAGGCACGCCGGATCCACTTTGAACTGCTGGCCGCTATGCGCGCCTGCTTCTACGACACCAACCCAATCCCCATTAAGGCTGTGCTCCATGCCATGGGCCTAATAGAAGAAACGGTCCGGCTACCGCTGGTACCGCTCGACGAAGCCACCCGGCGACGCGTGCTTGAAGCCTTCGAAGCTTTTTTAACGCCAGCCTGA
- the dapB gene encoding 4-hydroxy-tetrahydrodipicolinate reductase, protein MKLALVGTGNMGQAIEALAQRQGDEIVARFNEASPLPVDAEVSVLHGADVVLDFTLPHVVRAHIDAYCRWRIPAVIGTTGWYDQLEAVRQQVETHGAAVLYAPNFSLGVALLKHALQSILPLLERLPDYDVYIHEVHHTQKADSPSGTALMLAQRVIEGLSRKKRIEPETVHGRIASEALHVTSTRAGRVFGRHTVGICGPFDELIFEHRAASREGFAAGALQAARWLVGRRGFFSLDDMLHDWLKHTLSPATNPS, encoded by the coding sequence ATGAAACTAGCCTTAGTTGGCACCGGCAACATGGGGCAAGCCATCGAAGCCCTGGCACAGCGGCAAGGCGACGAAATCGTGGCCCGTTTTAATGAAGCCTCTCCGCTGCCTGTCGATGCTGAGGTCTCTGTGCTCCATGGGGCAGACGTAGTGTTGGATTTTACGTTGCCCCACGTGGTGCGGGCGCACATCGACGCCTACTGCCGCTGGCGCATCCCAGCGGTAATTGGCACTACCGGCTGGTACGACCAGCTCGAAGCCGTCCGGCAACAGGTAGAAACCCACGGTGCCGCTGTGCTCTATGCACCCAACTTTTCTTTAGGGGTAGCGCTCCTGAAGCATGCGCTCCAAAGCATACTGCCCTTGCTGGAGCGCTTGCCCGACTACGACGTGTATATTCACGAAGTACACCACACGCAGAAGGCCGACAGCCCTAGCGGCACTGCCTTGATGCTGGCCCAGCGGGTGATCGAAGGACTTTCGCGCAAAAAGCGCATTGAACCTGAAACAGTCCATGGGCGCATTGCCTCTGAAGCACTGCATGTGACCTCAACGCGTGCTGGACGGGTCTTCGGCCGCCACACGGTAGGCATCTGTGGTCCATTTGACGAGCTGATTTTTGAACACCGCGCCGCAAGCCGCGAAGGTTTTGCCGCAGGAGCCCTGCAGGCTGCACGCTGGCTTGTGGGACGACGCGGGTTCTTTTCGCTGGATGATATGCTGCACGACTGGCTAAAGCACACGTTATCCCCTGCAACCAACCCTTCCTGA